A part of Capsicum annuum cultivar UCD-10X-F1 chromosome 6, UCD10Xv1.1, whole genome shotgun sequence genomic DNA contains:
- the LOC107875478 gene encoding putative receptor-like protein kinase At3g47110 translates to MELSTAFVHSSSFFFLSFHVILFMSLYLSFPECASAGILGNQTDKLALLEFKSKITEDPQGLMDSWNATLNVCQWPGVTCGNRHQRVISLDLKGHGLAGTVSPSIGNLSFLRILDISDNSFHGLIPPELGQLIRLQTMNLSFNFLGGETPSILSRCVNIVNLILDHNVLEGHIPAELGSLTKLEMLYLKNNNLTGTVPNSIGNLTALRELYISYNDLEGELPETMANMRSLIELGASVNSLSGEFPPALYNLSSLKLIGLSFNRFRGSLRPDIGLAFPNLQRLYLANNYFIGSIPASLSNCSDLLRLDIPINNFTGNIPLGFGNLKNLLWLNVLTNQLGSGAPDDLDFINSLANCRKLEFLDIAENKFGGMLPYSITNLSTTLMKLLVGDNRISGTIPREISNLVNLDTLSIKGTLINGSIPDSIGMLSNLKSLHMESNQLTGSIPSSLGNIRGLVYIYLQDNSLEGTIPSSLGNCTSLQTLDISRNKLDGCIPKQVIALSSLSVSVNMSYNSLSCPLPVEIGNLTNLAALDISNNKLSGEIPLSLESCSSLEILYLQGNFFEGTIPPLDNLKNIQYLDLSRNNLSGNIPKSIAKHFSLRNLNLSFNHLDGEVPVQGVFADASRIQVMGNMKLCGGIKELHLHPCLKHADKRSKKHTALVLVLTLGTVAACLTLLLLVLICCVKKVKHRPTSASSFREGYTYAKLSYEDLLNATGGFSSNNLIGSGSFGSVYRGSLSPEGTIVAVKVLKLEKKGASKSFLAECQALRSIRHRNLVRILTVCSSVDFDGNEFKALVYPFMEKGSLDEWLHPKEGQMLQKRLSILNRLDIIIDVASALHYLHSQCHTPLVHCDLKPNNVLLDNDLTALVSDFGLAKFLPDSGQDANVNQFSSIGIKGTVGYAAPEYGMGGQVSSQGDVYSFGVLLLEIFTGRRPTSELFEDNETLHSFVKHALPGQVMDVVDQSALYETEPGNLMDILSRRSDFTDEFVECLVSILTTGVACSEETSLARISMGRVVLDLTSIRDKLSRSLVHSEEVKISRKGELTS, encoded by the exons ATGGAGCTTTCAACTGCTTTTGTTCATTCAAgttcttttttctttctgtcATTCCATGTTATTCTCTTCATGTCCCTATACTTGTCATTTCCAGAGTGTGCTTCGGCAGGCATACTTGGTAATCAAACAGATAAACTTGCATTACTTGAATTTAAGTCCAAAATAACTGAAGATCCACAAGGACTCATGGATTCTTGGAATGCCACTCTCAATGTCTGCCAATGGCCTGGTGTTACATGTGGCAATAGACATCAAAGGGTCATTTCTTTAGATCTCAAAGGCCATGGATTGGCTGGCACTGTATCACCTAGCATTGGCAATCTTTCGTTTCTTCGAATTCTTGACATCTCAGATAACTCCTTTCATGGTTTGATCCCTCCAGAGCTTGGTCAATTGATCAGACTTCAAACCATGAACTTAAGCTTCAACTTTTTGGGAGGCGAAACCCCGTCTATCCTGTCTCGTTGTGTTAACATTGTTAACCTTATTCTAGACCATAATGTCCTTGAGGGACACATTCCTGCTGAACTTGGTTCATTGACAAAGCTGGAAATGTTGTACCTCAAGAATAACAATCTCACAGGAACGGTTCCAAATTCTATTGGAAATCTTACAGCTCTAAGAGAGCTTTACATTTCCTACAATGACTTGGAAGGTGAATTACCTGAAACAATGGCCAATATGAGAAGCTTGATTGAGTTAGGTGCATCAGTGAACTCTCTATCTGGAGAGTTTCCACCTGCTCTTTACAATCTTTCATCTCTGAAACTCATTGGCTTGTCATTTAACAGATTTAGGGGTAGTCTTAGACCAGATATTGGCCTTGCCTTCCCAAATCTTCAGAGACTTTATTTGGCCAACAATTACTTCATTGGTTCAATACCAGCTTCATTGTCCAATTGCTCAGATCTTCTGCGGCTTGATATTCCTATCAACAATTTCACGGGAAATATACCGTTGGGTTTTGGAAACCTCAAGAATCTGCTCTGGCTTAATGTTCTCACTAACCAGCTTGGAAGTGGTGCACCTGATGATCTAGATTTCATAAATTCTTTAGCCAATTGCAGAAAGCTTGAGTTCCTGGATATTGCTGAAAACAAATTTGGAGGTATGTTGCCTTACTCTATAACTAATCTCTCAACAACGCTGATGAAGCTACTGGTTGGGGATAACAGGATAAGTGGAACAATACCTAGAGAGATCTCCAACCTCGTCAACCTGGATACGCTTAGCATCAAAGGAACTCTTATCAATGGTAGCATTCCTGATTCTATTGGAATGTTATCGAACTTGAAAAGTCTGCACATGGAATCGAATCAGTTGACAGGAAGTATCCCCTCTTCCTTGGGAAACATTAGAGGATTGGTGTACATTTATTTGCAAGACAATAGCTTGGAAGGAACCATACCGTCAAGTTTAGGAAATTGTACGTCTCTGCAAACCTTAGACATCAGTCGGAATAAACTAGATGGTTGTATACCCAAACAAGTCATTGCACTCTCCTCCCTTTCAGTAAGCGTTAATATGTCCTACAACTCTTTGAGTTGTCCCTTGCCTGTTGAAATAGGTAACCTGACCAATCTTGCTGCACTTGACATATCGAACAACAAATTGTCTGGTGAAATTCCACTCTCACTGGAGAGTTGTTCATCCCTTGAAATACTATACCTGCAAGGGAACTTCTTTGAAGGAACAATTCCTCCTCTagataatttgaaaaatattcaGTATCTAGATCTTTCGCGTAATAATTTGTCAGGAAACATTCCTAAGAGTATAGCCAAACATTTTTCCTTACGAAATCTCAACTTATCATTTAACCACCTTGACGGAGAGGTGCCAGTTCAAGGTGTTTTTGCTGATGCAAGTAGGATTCAAGTGATGGGAAATATGAAGCTTTGTGGGGGAATCAAAGAGCTGCATTTGCATCCATGTCTCAAACATGCAGACAAAAGATCCAAGAAGCACACTGCCCTCGTTTTAGTGCTGACACTAGGTACTGTTGCTGCCTGTTTAACTTTATTGCTGCTAGTTTTAATTTGCTGTGTGAAAAAGGTGAAGCATAGGCCTACCTCAGCATCTTCGTTCAGGGAGGGATACACATACGCCAAACTTTCCTATGAAGATCTCTTGAATGCAACTGGTGGATTCTCTTCAAATAACTTGATAGGATCAGGAAGTTTTGGCTCAGTTTACAGAGGAAGCCTTTCTCCAGAAGGAACAATTGTTGCAGTAAAGGTACTAAAGCTTGAAAAAAAGGGAGCTTCGAAAAGTTTTTTGGCTGAGTGTCAAGCCTTGAGGAGCATAAGGCACCGGAACCTGGTGAGGATTTTAACtgtttgctcaagtgttgatttTGATGGCAATGAATTCAAAGCTCTCGTTTATCCATTTATGGAAAAGGGGAGCCTAGACGAGTGGTTGCACCCAAAGGAGGGACAGATGCTGCAGAAGAGATTGAGTATCTTAAACAGATTAGACATCATAATAGATGTGGCTTCAGCATTACATTATCTGCACAGTCAATGCCATACACCTCTAGTTCATTGTGATCTTAAGCCAAACAATGTTCTTCTGGACAATGATCTGACCGCTCTTGTTAGCGACTTTGGTTTGGCAAAGTTCCTGCCTGATTCAGGTCAAGATGCTAATGTAAATCAGTTCAGCTCAATTGGGATTAAAGGCACAGTAGGTTATGCTGCTCCAG AATATGGCATGGGTGGTCAGGTATCAAGTCAAGGAGATGTCTATAGCTTTGGGGTTCTTCTATTGGAGATTTTCACGGGACGAAGACCAACCAGTGAACTATTTGAGGACAATGAAACTCTTCACAGCTTTGTTAAGCATGCATTGCCCGGTCAAGTGATGGATGTTGTGGATCAATCTGCTTTATACGAGACAGAGCCTGGGAATCTTATGGATATACTCAGCCGCAGAAGTGACTTCACAGACGAATTTGTTGAATGCTTGGTTTCTATTCTCACTACTGGAGTTGCTTGTTCAGAGGAAACTTCACTAGCCAGAATAAGCATGGGTCGAGTTGTTTTGGATCTCACTTCCATCAGAGACAAATTGAGCAGAAGTTTAGTTCATTCAGAGGAAGTGAAGATCTCAAGGAAAGGTGAATTGACCTCATAG
- the LOC107875481 gene encoding pleckstrin homology domain-containing protein 1 yields MESLFRSVTGANPNPSDYGEIEFWSNPERTGWLTKQGEYIKTWRRRWFILKQGKLLWFKDPSCVSRAAVPRGVVSVAECLTVKGAEDVINKPFAFELSTSRDTMYFIADTEKEKEEWINSIGRSIVQHSRSVTDSEVVDY; encoded by the coding sequence ATGGAGTCTCTATTCCGATCAGTTACCGGCGCAAACCCTAACCCTTCAGATTACGGAGAAATCGAATTCTGGTCAAACCCTGAACGTACCGGATGGCTAACAAAGCAAGGAGAGTACATCAAAACCTGGCGCCGTCGGTGGTTTATTCTCAAACAAGGTAAGCTTCTCTGGTTTAAAGACCCTTCGTGCGTTTCACGCGCCGCCGTGCCACGTGGCGTTGTCTCCGTTGCCGAATGTCTTACTGTTAAAGGAGCTGAAGATGTCATCAATAAGCCGTTCGCTTTCGAGCTGTCTACGAGTCGTGATACGATGTATTTCATTGCGGATacggagaaggagaaagaggagTGGATTAATTCAATTGGCAGATCGATTGTTCAGCATTCGCGGTCTGTTACTGATTCTGAAGTTGTTGATTATTGA
- the LOC107875479 gene encoding pentatricopeptide repeat-containing protein At2g29760, chloroplastic, protein MATPYTQVLPPPRHQHFPKRNPTSKTVNNDRYFQNHPLILLIEKCHSIKQLKQIHAQMLRIGLFFDPFSASKLIEASALSHFSSLNYAHQVFDQIPQPNLFSWNAVIRAYSSSPDPMQSILMFVNMICDGCEFPSKFTYPFVFKASAKMKAFRFGRGLHGMVVKGKRVGFDVFVCNSLIHFYADCGCLDSAYLFFESMQTRDVVSWNTMILGFVEGGCVDEALKMFDRMGEENVRPNDVTMMAVSSACGKKMDLEFGRWVHTFIERNGIKESLILDNAILDMYVKCGSTEDAERLFDKMGDKDVFSWTTMLVGYARAGNFVAARSVLNTMPSQDIAAWNALISAYEQSGKPKEALAVFNELQLHKKAEPDEVTLVCALSACAQLGAIDLGRWIHVYMKKLGIKLNCHLTTALIDMYSKCGDVEKALAIFDSVNIRDVFVWSAMVAGLAMHGRGEEAISLFLKMQEHKVKPNSVTLINVLCACSHSGLVEEGRAIFNQMVNAYGIVPGVKHYACLVDILGRAGELEEAEELINNMPVTPGSTVWGALLGACRLHGNLELAEQACNRLLELEPENHGAYVTLSNIYAKSGKWDEVSMLRKHMRECGLKKEPGCSSIEVNSVVHQFLVGDTAHPQSQKIYAKLDEIATRLKHVGYVSNKSQILQLVEEEDMQEQALNLHSEKLAMAFGLISVAPSQPIHIVKNLRVCGDCHAVAKLLSKIYDREILLRDRYRFHHFKEGNCSCKDYW, encoded by the exons ATGGCGACTCCATACACTCAGGTACTTCCCCC NCCACGTCACCAACACTTTCCAAAACGGAACCCAACTTCCAAAACTGTCAATAACGACCGGTATTTTCAAAATCACCCGCTAATTTTACTCATCGAAAAATGCCACAGCATCAAGCAGCTCAaacaaattcatgctcaaatgctcCGTATTGGGCTCTTCTTCGACCCCTTTTCAGCTAGCAAACTCATCGAAGCTTCTGCTTTATCACATTTCTCTAGTCTCAATTATGCCCACCAAGTGTTCGATCAAATTCCTCAACCAAATCTATTTTCTTGGAACGCGGTTATTCGTGCTTATTCTTCTAGCCCGGACCCAATGCAGAGTATCTTGATGTTTGTTAATATGATTTGTGACGGTTGTGAGTTTCCGAGTAAATTTACTTACCCATTTGTGTTCAAAGCATCTGCAAAGATGAAAGCTTTTCGATTCGGTAGAGGACTTCATGGGATGGTAGTTAAAGGGAAAAGGGTtggttttgatgtatttgtctgTAATTCTTTGATTCATTTTTATGCTGATTGTGGATGTTTGGATTCGGCATATTTGTTTTTTGAGAGTATGCAGACAAGGGATGTTGTTTCTTGGAATACGATGATATTGGGTTTTGTTGAAGGCGGTTGTGTTGATGAGGCATTGAAGATGTTTGATAGGATGGGGGAGGAGAATGTGAGGCCTAATGATGTGACCATGATGGCGGTTTCTTCTGCTTGTGGGAAGAAGATGGATTTGGAGTTTGGTAGATGGGTGCACACGTTTATTGAGAGGAATGGGATTAAGGAGAGCTTAATTTTAGATAATGCGATTCTTGATATGTATGTGAAATGTGGGAGCACTGAGGATGCTGAAAGATTGTTTGACAAGATGGGGGATAAGGATGTTTTTTCTTGGACAACTATGCTTGTTGGATATGCAAGGGCGGGAAATTTTGTTGCAGCAAGAAGTGTTTTAAATACGATGCCTAGCCAAGATATTGCTGCTTGGAATGCTCTTATCTCAGCTTATGAGCAGAGTGGCAAACCAAAGGAGGCTTTAGCTGTTTTCAATGAGTTGCAGCTCCACAAGAAGGCAGAACCTGATGAGGTAACTCTTGTCTGTGCGCTATCTGCATGTGCTCAGTTGGGTGCAATCGATTTAGGTAGGTGGATTCATGTGTACATGAAGAAGCTAGGAATAAAATTAAACTGTCACCTTACTACTGCACTGATCGACATGTATTCCAAGTGCGGGGATGTGGAAAAAGCACTTGCAATATTCGATTCTGTCAATATTAGAGATGTGTTTGTATGGAGTGCTATGGTTGCTGGCTTAGCAATGCATGGGCGTGGCGAAGAAGCAATAAGTTTGTTCTTGAAAATGCAAGAACACAAGGTCAAGCCTAATTCCGTTACGCTCATAAACGTATTATGTGCTTGCAGCCACTCAGGATTGGTGGAGGAGGGGCGGGCAATCTTTAACCAAATGGTGAACGCTTATGGGATTGTTCCAGGGGTAAAACATTACGCTTGCTTAGTTGATATACTTGGCCGTGCAGGTGAACTGGAAGAAGCTGAAGAACTGATAAATAATATGCCAGTAACCCCTGGTTCAACAGTTTGGGGTGCTCTGCTTGGGGCATGTAGATTACACGGCAATCTTGAACTAGCCGAACAAGCTTGTAACCGTTTACTTGAGTTGGAACCTGAAAATCATGGTGCATATGTAACTTTATCCAATATTTATGCGAAATCAGGGAAATGGGACGAGGTTTCCATGTTAAGGAAGCATATGAGAGAATGTGGATTGAAGAAAGAACCAGGTTGTAGCTCAATTGAGGTCAACAGTGTTGTTCATCAGTTTCTAGTGGGAGATACTGCTCACCCTCAGTCACAGAAAATCTATGCGAAATTGGATGAGATTGCAACTAGACTGAAGCATGTAGGTTATGTTTCCAACAAGTCACAGATACTgcaacttgttgaagaagaagatatgcagGAACAAGCGCTAAATCTTCACAGTGAAAAACTAGCCATGGCATTTGGACTTATCAGTGTGGCTCCATCTCAACCAATTCATATCGTTAAGAATTTACGTGTATGTGGGGACTGCCACGCTGTTGCCAAGCTTCTCTCCAAGATTTATGATCGAGAAATACTATTGAGGGATCGGTACCGGTTCCATCATTTTAAAGAGGGGAACTGCTCATGTAAGGACTACTGGTGA
- the LOC107874612 gene encoding cis-prenyltransferase 7, chloroplastic, whose product MHSIMLSLRFSLSPSNITLTKKNQYHFGTKFPKVFATTTSSSNSDNGNVGLGGPEVALPEGLKRELMPKHVAVIMDGHRRWARQKGLSVEQGHRAGGEKMMVLTHLCSQLGIKVLTLFAFSTENWIRPKEEVGFLMKLFLDTASSQEKLDKWTRNDIRVSCIGDKSILSKPLREALTLLEEKTKSNSGLHVMIALNYSGRHDILQATKRIAKKVNNRLLEVEDIDKNLFEQELETHCIEFPEPDLLIRTSGEQRLSNFMLWQLAYTELYFTNKLFPDMEEADFIEALMSFQPRQRRYGGYITKT is encoded by the exons atgcacagCATCATGTTATCACTGCGATTCTCACTTTCCCCTTCCAATATTACGCTTACCAAAAAAAACCAATATCATTTTGGTACCAAATTCCCCAAGGTTTTTGCAACTACTACTAGTAGTTCAAACAGTGATAATGGAAATGTGGGGCTTGGAGGGCCGGAAGTGGCACTGCCGGAGGGCCTCAAGAGAGAATTAATGCCTAAGCACGTCGCGGTCATTATGGATGGTCATAGAAGGTGGGCAAGACAGAAAGGTTTGAGCGTTGAGCAAGGTCATCGTGCTGGAGGGGAGAAAATGATGGTTCTAACTCACCTTTGTAGTCAGTTGGGAATCAAAGTTCTCACTCTCTTTGCATTTTCTACTGAAAACTGGATTCGCCCTAAA GAGGAGGTTGGCTTTCTCATGAAGTTGTTTTTAGATACAGCAAGCTCACAAGAAAAGTTGGATAAGTGGACAAG GAATGATATACGAGTATCATGTATTGGGGATAAATCAATCCTTTCCAAGCCTCTACGGGAAGCTCTTACTCTGCTAGAGGAGAAAACGAAGTCTAATTCGGGATTGCATGTCATGATAGCACTCAACTACAGTGGAAGACATGATATATTACAAGCAACTAAAAGGATTGCCAAGAAAGTAAATAATAGACTTTTAGAAGTGGAAGACATTGACAAGAACCTCTTTGAACAAGAATTGGAAACTCATTGCATCGAATTCCCTGAACCAGATTTATTAATTCGAACAAGTGGAGAGCAAAGACTTAGCAACTTCATGTTATGGCAATTAGCTTACACTGAACTCTATTTTACAAACAAGTTGTTCCCTGACATGGAAGAAGCTGATTTTATTGAGGCTTTAATGTCGTTTCAACCAAGACAAAGACGTTATGGTGGATATATCACAAAAACCTAG